The following proteins come from a genomic window of bacterium:
- a CDS encoding universal stress protein: MVTIKNIVVPTDFSEAASHALDYALSLAKTFQAKIYLMHVFEPIVYYSDAPMGMPDLIELEQNVRGVAEQSLQSILDKQIKEHETEFGAIPVETILAQGKPFIEIIQTAKEKNADLIVLSTHGRSALEHILLGSVTEKVVRKAHCPVLTIRSTTVFKMP, from the coding sequence ATGGTTACAATTAAGAACATCGTCGTACCTACCGATTTTTCCGAAGCCGCATCCCATGCTTTGGATTACGCTTTATCTTTAGCTAAGACATTCCAGGCAAAGATTTATCTAATGCATGTATTCGAGCCCATTGTCTATTATTCTGATGCGCCAATGGGCATGCCCGATCTGATCGAACTAGAACAGAATGTTCGTGGTGTGGCCGAGCAGTCTTTACAAAGTATTTTGGACAAACAGATCAAAGAACATGAAACTGAGTTTGGCGCCATTCCGGTTGAAACGATTCTTGCGCAGGGAAAGCCCTTCATTGAGATTATTCAAACCGCAAAAGAAAAAAACGCCGATCTGATCGTATTGTCTACGCATGGCCGGAGCGCCTTGGAACACATTCTTTTGGGCAGCGTGACTGAAAAAGTAGTAAGGAAAGCGCATTGCCCGGTGCTGACCATTCGTTCAACAACCGTCTTCAAAATGCCATAG
- a CDS encoding phosphatidylinositol kinase, which yields MRKAEIKIQGITAGWLTQDENGYHFEYDPIYLRSEDREPISLTLPLQEASFTDKVMFPFFDGLIPEGWLLDIAEKNWKLNSRDRMGLLLACCMDCIGAVSVHPVNEK from the coding sequence ATGCGAAAAGCAGAAATAAAAATACAAGGTATAACAGCGGGTTGGCTCACGCAGGATGAAAACGGATATCATTTTGAATATGATCCGATCTATTTGCGATCAGAAGACAGAGAGCCGATAAGCCTCACATTACCGTTGCAAGAAGCGTCCTTTACCGACAAAGTAATGTTTCCATTTTTTGATGGGTTGATTCCTGAAGGATGGCTGCTGGATATTGCGGAAAAAAACTGGAAATTAAACTCCCGTGACCGGATGGGCCTCTTACTGGCGTGCTGCATGGACTGTATTGGCGCCGTGAGTGTTCATCCCGTAAATGAAAAATAA
- a CDS encoding ATP-dependent 6-phosphofructokinase, whose translation MTRKDNNIIRRIAINTGGGDAPGLNAVIRGAVYAALNRGWECFGIRDGYNGLFLPEQYPEGGLIQLTRDRVRNITHLGGTILGTTNRGNPLKYPMPDEEGVIREFDRSGELIEGLKENGIDALIAVGGDGSLAIANELAGKGIRVIGVPKTIDNDLDKTVITFGFDSAVSFATECMDRLHSTAESHRRIMVVEVMGRYAGWIALESGVSGSADVILIPEIPFDLERVAAKIKALQRQGRKHSIVVVAEGAKAVGGDISVIERRLGSPERLGGIGNLVAHKLEEMTGKETRCVVLGHLLRGGSPTTFDRLLGLRFGAAAVRALEEGKSNVMVALDPPTVQYVPLDQATRRMKTVPLDCDIVMTARDLGISFGD comes from the coding sequence ATGACACGCAAAGACAATAACATAATTAGACGTATTGCGATAAATACAGGCGGAGGCGACGCGCCGGGGCTTAATGCCGTTATTCGGGGCGCAGTTTATGCCGCATTGAATCGGGGGTGGGAGTGTTTCGGAATTCGGGACGGATATAACGGATTATTTCTCCCGGAGCAATATCCGGAAGGAGGGTTGATACAGCTTACTCGGGATCGTGTCCGAAATATTACCCATTTGGGCGGAACCATTCTGGGCACAACGAACCGCGGAAATCCACTGAAATATCCGATGCCGGATGAGGAAGGCGTAATAAGGGAATTTGACCGCTCCGGCGAACTGATCGAAGGATTAAAGGAAAACGGGATAGACGCGCTGATCGCGGTCGGCGGAGACGGATCCTTAGCCATAGCAAATGAACTGGCCGGTAAAGGTATTCGTGTCATTGGCGTCCCGAAAACGATTGATAACGATCTTGACAAAACAGTTATTACTTTCGGTTTCGATTCTGCCGTGTCGTTTGCAACCGAGTGCATGGACCGTCTTCATTCGACTGCGGAATCACATCGCAGGATCATGGTAGTGGAAGTTATGGGCCGTTACGCGGGTTGGATCGCTTTAGAATCAGGCGTGTCAGGAAGCGCCGATGTCATACTGATACCGGAAATTCCATTTGACCTGGAACGTGTAGCCGCTAAGATAAAAGCTCTTCAGCGTCAGGGTAGAAAGCATTCGATCGTAGTCGTCGCGGAGGGCGCCAAAGCCGTCGGCGGAGATATTTCGGTGATCGAACGCCGGCTAGGTTCCCCCGAACGTCTTGGCGGCATAGGCAATCTGGTGGCGCATAAACTGGAAGAAATGACCGGGAAAGAAACCCGCTGCGTAGTGCTTGGGCATTTGCTTCGCGGCGGAAGTCCGACAACGTTTGACCGGCTGCTTGGATTACGGTTTGGCGCGGCGGCGGTGCGCGCGCTCGAAGAAGGAAAATCGAACGTGATGGTAGCCTTGGATCCGCCGACGGTTCAGTATGTTCCTCTCGATCAGGCGACACGCCGCATGAAAACCGTTCCACTCGATTGCGATATTGTCATGACCGCGAGGGATCTTGGAATTTCGTTTGGAGATTAG
- a CDS encoding nucleotidyltransferase family protein — protein MTNRFSVVILAAGTSSRLGSDKLSLPLGNKSILEHTMHKFFLDAIDEVVIVTGKFKPEFQKQKTAPKIKYVDNPDYEAGMSSSVKKGLECISLSTDAVFITPADIPLFDVNTVREMIGAFSQKTIIIPTYHGKKGHPVLLDKFFSEQCLNEHSEKVLYDVIKKNSVSVKFLPVEDEGVLLDLDTKEDYERMKRFIDSENF, from the coding sequence ATGACTAACCGATTTTCTGTCGTCATTTTAGCCGCCGGTACATCTTCACGCCTGGGTTCTGATAAACTATCTTTGCCGCTGGGAAATAAATCTATACTTGAGCATACTATGCATAAATTTTTTCTTGACGCCATTGATGAAGTTGTTATCGTTACCGGTAAATTTAAACCTGAATTCCAAAAACAAAAAACAGCTCCAAAAATAAAATACGTTGATAATCCTGATTACGAGGCCGGTATGAGTTCGTCCGTAAAAAAGGGACTTGAGTGCATAAGCCTATCCACAGACGCCGTGTTCATTACGCCGGCGGATATACCGCTTTTTGATGTCAATACGGTGCGGGAGATGATCGGGGCTTTCTCACAAAAAACAATTATTATCCCTACGTATCACGGTAAAAAAGGCCATCCGGTATTGCTTGACAAGTTTTTTTCAGAACAATGTTTGAATGAACACAGTGAGAAAGTTTTATACGACGTAATAAAAAAAAATAGTGTTTCGGTTAAATTTTTGCCGGTGGAAGACGAAGGGGTCTTGTTAGACCTGGACACGAAAGAAGATTACGAAAGAATGAAACGGTTTATTGATAGCGAAAATTTCTAA
- the thiE gene encoding thiamine phosphate synthase, protein MKIDFRLYAITDRKRIKKGRFLYHIENAFACGLKAIQIREKDLSPLELFRLCEQIKKLAEGHHVKIFVNDRVDIMLALDLDGVHLTEQSLPVDQVRKIIGHEKLMGVSAHSTERLQTAYAGSADFAVLGPVAMTSSKPQGHTILTPEQFTSACANVNMPVFALGGVDSDNVRLWIEHGAHGVAGISIWMEAEDIAVRLKQLEKSLEHL, encoded by the coding sequence ATGAAAATTGATTTTCGTCTATATGCGATTACGGATCGAAAGAGAATTAAGAAAGGCCGGTTTCTTTATCACATCGAAAATGCTTTTGCATGCGGACTTAAGGCAATTCAAATCCGTGAAAAAGATCTTTCACCGCTCGAACTATTCCGGTTATGCGAACAAATAAAAAAATTAGCCGAAGGTCATCATGTGAAAATATTTGTCAATGACCGTGTGGACATAATGCTAGCGCTAGATCTGGATGGCGTTCATCTGACGGAACAGAGTCTGCCGGTTGACCAAGTCAGAAAAATCATCGGGCATGAAAAATTAATGGGTGTTTCAGCTCATTCCACGGAAAGACTGCAAACGGCGTATGCGGGATCTGCTGATTTTGCGGTGCTCGGCCCCGTCGCGATGACATCGTCTAAACCCCAAGGCCATACGATTTTGACACCGGAGCAATTCACATCAGCCTGCGCGAATGTAAACATGCCCGTTTTCGCGCTTGGAGGCGTTGACTCAGACAACGTCAGACTGTGGATAGAGCACGGGGCGCATGGCGTCGCAGGGATATCGATATGGATGGAAGCGGAGGATATCGCCGTGCGGTTAAAACAACTTGAGAAATCTTTAGAACATTTGTAA
- a CDS encoding AAA family ATPase — translation MTQEIEIYIQARYPVIYLVSWEEDRILKTLDDVAVHLRKMLYVWTQTRGVYNYVLPEQIDDSKSDPELILNHIASSPENAIFVLFDFHAFIENIGIRRQLRDLAKSLRKSNKTIVIVAPSMNIPLELSKDIAVIDFDLPHIGELSQSFESALKVLNKRRDVKLELTPAITEKLLKAAQGLTLVEFENVLAKSVVHRKAIDEDTILEVLEEKKQVIRKSSTLEFFSPDENFDQVGGLENLKSWLTKRAEAFTDRAAEFGLPTPKGLMLVGTQGCGKSLTAKAVASHWNLPLLKLDVGSVFSGIVGSSEANIRHAIKVAESISPCILWIDEIEKGFSGMASSNFSDGGTAARVFGTFTTWLQEKKKPVFVIATSNDITVLPPEILRKGRFDEIFFVDLPEQAEREAIFKIHLKKRRRDPKQFDCVKLAHVCDGFSGAEIEEAIITALYDAFEENRELTTEDIGLSIKNTVPLSRVLAEQVGALRAWAEKRARRASPSRGSMPGIDLDRFSVN, via the coding sequence ATGACACAAGAAATTGAAATATACATTCAGGCGCGTTATCCCGTCATTTACCTCGTATCTTGGGAGGAAGACCGCATATTAAAAACGCTGGATGATGTTGCCGTCCATCTTCGAAAAATGTTATACGTCTGGACGCAAACGCGCGGCGTATATAACTATGTTCTGCCGGAACAAATCGACGATTCCAAATCCGATCCGGAATTGATCCTGAATCATATTGCATCAAGCCCGGAAAATGCGATTTTTGTGTTGTTCGATTTTCACGCATTTATAGAGAACATAGGCATCCGCCGTCAACTCCGCGATCTTGCCAAGTCGCTTCGCAAAAGCAACAAAACCATCGTCATTGTCGCGCCGAGCATGAATATTCCGCTGGAACTCTCTAAAGATATTGCCGTCATCGATTTTGATCTTCCCCATATCGGCGAATTATCCCAATCGTTTGAATCTGCTTTAAAGGTATTGAATAAACGCCGCGACGTAAAACTTGAGCTCACGCCCGCTATTACTGAAAAGCTGCTCAAAGCGGCGCAAGGTCTGACGTTGGTTGAATTTGAAAACGTACTCGCAAAATCGGTCGTACATCGTAAAGCCATTGATGAAGACACGATCCTGGAAGTTCTGGAAGAAAAAAAACAAGTCATACGTAAATCAAGCACGTTGGAGTTTTTTTCGCCCGATGAAAATTTTGATCAGGTCGGCGGTTTGGAAAATTTGAAATCATGGCTCACTAAACGCGCGGAAGCATTTACCGATCGCGCAGCTGAGTTCGGGCTTCCCACTCCGAAAGGCCTGATGTTGGTTGGAACGCAGGGTTGCGGCAAAAGCCTGACTGCAAAGGCGGTCGCGTCGCATTGGAATCTGCCGTTACTGAAACTCGATGTGGGCAGCGTATTTAGCGGCATCGTCGGATCATCTGAAGCCAACATCCGCCACGCGATAAAAGTTGCAGAGTCTATCAGCCCCTGCATCTTGTGGATCGATGAAATTGAAAAAGGTTTCTCCGGGATGGCGAGTTCCAATTTTAGCGACGGAGGAACTGCCGCGCGGGTATTCGGAACCTTCACGACATGGCTTCAGGAAAAGAAAAAACCTGTTTTTGTGATTGCCACGTCCAACGATATTACCGTGCTTCCGCCGGAAATTCTACGCAAAGGCCGGTTCGATGAAATATTTTTTGTTGATCTACCGGAACAAGCGGAACGAGAAGCTATCTTCAAAATTCATCTTAAGAAGCGACGCCGCGATCCTAAACAATTCGATTGTGTAAAGCTGGCTCATGTGTGCGATGGATTTAGCGGAGCTGAAATCGAGGAAGCTATCATAACAGCCTTATATGATGCATTCGAAGAAAACCGTGAATTGACTACCGAAGATATCGGTCTGAGTATTAAAAATACAGTACCGCTTTCCCGCGTATTGGCAGAGCAGGTCGGCGCCTTACGTGCCTGGGCGGAGAAGCGTGCCCGGAGAGCTTCTCCGTCACGCGGTTCAATGCCGGGAATCGATCTGGACAGGTTTAGTGTGAATTAA
- a CDS encoding HipA domain-containing protein: protein MRRCLYCYLPLAEQKQDFHARCSKKIFGQQQAPMLPYHEDKMEELATQVIKRQMTVTGVQPKLSLHLASGENKNGPKRFTIVGLWGGYILKPPTPHYPQLPEVEDLTMHLADIAKIDAVPHSLIRLQSGNLAYITKRIDRDNQEKIPMEDMCQLTERLTENKYLGSYEQIAKVIQKFSSNPGLDVVNFFEQVLFSFLTGNADMHLKNFSLIKRAGIGHGLSPAYDMVATALVNPADDEDMALSLNGKKKKIRRSDFIAAFDTLNLDEKQQENIFAKMKKVKPQWMAFIDISFLNNKFKADYKVLIENRFSRLSVHNE, encoded by the coding sequence ATGAGACGGTGTTTATATTGCTACTTGCCGTTGGCTGAACAGAAACAAGATTTTCATGCGCGGTGCAGTAAAAAGATATTCGGACAGCAGCAAGCGCCCATGTTGCCATATCATGAAGACAAAATGGAAGAGCTTGCCACGCAGGTTATTAAGCGTCAAATGACGGTAACCGGAGTACAACCAAAATTATCTTTACATCTTGCATCGGGCGAAAATAAGAATGGCCCCAAACGATTTACCATAGTCGGTTTGTGGGGAGGCTATATTTTAAAACCGCCAACGCCACACTATCCTCAATTGCCGGAGGTGGAAGATCTGACTATGCATTTGGCAGATATTGCTAAAATTGACGCAGTTCCGCACAGTTTGATTCGTTTACAATCCGGTAATCTGGCGTACATCACAAAGCGCATCGACCGAGACAACCAAGAGAAGATACCCATGGAAGATATGTGCCAACTAACCGAGCGATTGACCGAAAACAAGTACCTTGGTTCTTATGAACAAATTGCAAAAGTTATTCAGAAATTTTCGTCTAATCCGGGATTGGACGTAGTAAATTTTTTCGAACAGGTCCTGTTTTCATTTCTTACCGGGAATGCGGACATGCACCTTAAAAACTTTTCACTGATTAAACGAGCCGGAATAGGCCACGGGCTTTCACCAGCCTACGATATGGTAGCCACGGCATTGGTTAATCCTGCGGATGACGAGGACATGGCGCTGAGCCTGAATGGAAAAAAGAAAAAGATAAGACGGAGCGATTTTATAGCGGCATTTGATACGCTGAATCTGGACGAGAAACAGCAGGAAAATATATTTGCCAAAATGAAAAAAGTTAAACCCCAATGGATGGCCTTTATCGACATTAGTTTTTTGAATAACAAATTTAAAGCAGACTATAAGGTGCTGATTGAAAATCGTTTTTCACGTCTATCAGTTCACAACGAATAG
- a CDS encoding AI-2E family transporter gives MQNNQESRFILIALVFAVLFGVWFFTIKDVFSPFILSLIMIAFLLPFREHKSIRVLIAMVFTLFMVWLFYYLKDIITPFIISFALAYLFDPVVDILEKRKISRTFSIMIITILVLGLLTLAGLVVIPQFAGEIQKLTTTFPSYDELKERLRSESLAFLGRFGIDVDHLIAVMEAETTQKINDFIRHFTERAQDISSSLSSLMNQLINFILIPFVTFYFLRDFDQLIKYAREKTPERHTERAEKIYSRVDSILSLYIRGKILAAFIIAMVTWVVLEILGVQFGLILGLVTGFLSIIPYVGPILTFFVGIVLGLINPSPESSIIKILAVLGVIQILDLIIISPKVVGEKLGLHPVLLIFSLLVFGKLLGILGLLISIPVTAILKVFVMEWYEQSFLKQEFLRDERIKKPGDIV, from the coding sequence ATGCAAAATAATCAAGAATCACGCTTCATACTTATAGCACTCGTTTTCGCCGTTCTATTCGGCGTCTGGTTTTTTACCATCAAGGATGTTTTTTCGCCATTTATTCTTTCATTGATCATGATCGCATTCTTATTGCCGTTCCGGGAACATAAGTCGATTCGAGTACTGATCGCAATGGTGTTTACTTTGTTCATGGTTTGGCTTTTTTATTATCTTAAAGATATTATCACGCCTTTTATTATTTCATTTGCTTTAGCTTATTTATTTGACCCCGTCGTAGATATTCTCGAAAAACGTAAAATATCCCGTACGTTTTCGATCATGATCATCACGATTCTCGTTTTAGGTTTGCTCACTCTCGCAGGGCTCGTTGTCATACCGCAATTTGCCGGGGAAATTCAAAAACTCACCACGACTTTCCCGTCGTATGATGAATTAAAAGAACGGCTGCGCTCGGAGTCTTTGGCATTTTTAGGGCGCTTTGGCATCGATGTAGATCATTTGATCGCCGTGATGGAAGCTGAAACAACGCAGAAAATAAATGACTTCATTCGGCACTTTACCGAACGTGCCCAGGATATATCTTCTTCATTAAGCTCCTTGATGAATCAATTGATCAACTTTATTCTGATTCCTTTTGTGACATTTTATTTTTTGAGGGATTTTGATCAATTAATAAAATATGCAAGGGAAAAAACGCCGGAGCGCCACACGGAACGCGCTGAAAAAATCTATTCCCGTGTAGACTCGATTCTAAGTTTATACATTCGCGGAAAAATATTAGCGGCTTTTATTATCGCTATGGTCACCTGGGTAGTCCTGGAAATACTAGGCGTCCAATTTGGGCTGATTCTGGGTTTGGTCACCGGATTCCTGAGTATTATTCCGTATGTCGGACCCATCCTGACCTTTTTCGTAGGCATCGTTTTAGGATTAATAAACCCATCTCCAGAATCTAGCATCATAAAAATCCTGGCGGTACTCGGTGTTATCCAGATACTCGATTTGATAATCATTTCGCCAAAGGTAGTCGGAGAAAAATTAGGGTTGCACCCTGTTCTACTGATATTCTCGTTGCTGGTATTCGGTAAATTACTGGGTATCCTAGGCTTGCTCATATCCATACCGGTAACGGCGATCCTGAAAGTATTCGTAATGGAGTGGTATGAACAAAGTTTTTTGAAACAGGAATTCTTGCGTGATGAAAGAATAAAAAAACCGGGCGATATAGTTTAG
- a CDS encoding alpha/beta hydrolase fold domain-containing protein has translation MKQIYLILLPLILFACAPHFPDVMPGSTQMLKGPDNRMALLSVPADYTPKKRHILFIALHGGGDIAPAFHDLWKIVCDSLGIILLTPQGTEKSEIGFGWTLTGNSESFLRSIVEEARKRVNIDPDRIYIGGFSAGGSLAYYMALRYPHIFSGVIALGASFQNEWISLAKPNDLLKRQRIYIGHGDLESNIDNVSQSKDLLKQAGVTVDFSVYKNTGHAIPEPKLDELLRALRFITEK, from the coding sequence ATGAAACAAATCTATCTGATTTTACTTCCGCTCATCCTTTTTGCTTGCGCTCCTCATTTTCCTGACGTAATGCCTGGTTCAACTCAAATGCTAAAAGGGCCCGATAACAGAATGGCACTATTGTCGGTCCCGGCAGATTACACTCCTAAGAAAAGACATATACTTTTTATAGCTTTGCATGGCGGCGGAGATATAGCGCCGGCATTCCATGATTTGTGGAAAATCGTTTGTGATTCTCTTGGAATTATTTTGCTCACACCTCAAGGCACTGAAAAGTCAGAGATCGGTTTTGGCTGGACATTGACCGGAAATTCTGAGAGCTTCTTGAGGAGCATTGTTGAAGAAGCGCGGAAAAGAGTTAATATCGATCCGGATCGCATATACATTGGAGGATTTTCAGCCGGCGGTAGTCTGGCTTATTACATGGCTCTGCGATATCCTCACATATTCTCAGGAGTCATTGCTCTCGGAGCATCGTTTCAGAATGAATGGATTAGTCTGGCTAAACCGAACGATCTTCTAAAACGTCAACGTATTTACATAGGACACGGGGACCTTGAATCTAATATTGATAATGTTTCTCAATCGAAAGATCTGTTGAAGCAGGCAGGAGTAACCGTAGATTTCTCTGTTTATAAAAACACGGGTCATGCAATTCCGGAACCCAAATTAGATGAATTGCTTCGTGCTTTAAGATTTATTACAGAAAAATAA
- the bshB1 gene encoding bacillithiol biosynthesis deacetylase BshB1: protein MKLDAMFFGAHPDDVELSAGGTVAKLVKLGHKVGICDLTRGEAGTRGSAEMRDKEAQDAADILGVEVRENCGLPDTVFKNTHENQLKIIQIIRKYCPDFVFTQYWNDRHPDHIHASHLVREAAFYSGLAKTTTSDNGQEQKAFRPKRVIYYAARYEFSRAEGSNMFIVDISDTLEIKMKAMAAFASQFYNPDYQSEEPVTFISTPEFRESIENRARHFGSLIDKKYGEPFLTKEHFGVSDPVAFLRDGGQDMNKLGFA from the coding sequence ATGAAATTAGACGCAATGTTTTTCGGGGCTCATCCGGACGATGTAGAGTTGTCAGCAGGTGGCACGGTCGCCAAATTGGTCAAACTCGGGCATAAAGTTGGAATCTGCGACCTGACGCGCGGAGAAGCGGGCACGCGGGGAAGCGCGGAGATGCGCGATAAAGAAGCGCAGGACGCAGCCGATATTCTGGGCGTGGAGGTTCGTGAAAACTGCGGGCTACCCGATACGGTATTCAAGAATACCCATGAAAACCAGCTGAAAATCATTCAAATCATCCGCAAATATTGTCCCGATTTTGTTTTTACGCAATATTGGAACGACCGCCATCCTGATCATATTCATGCGAGTCATTTAGTGCGTGAAGCGGCCTTTTATTCAGGCTTAGCCAAGACGACTACATCCGATAACGGACAGGAACAAAAAGCGTTTCGTCCGAAGCGCGTGATCTATTATGCGGCGAGGTACGAATTTTCCAGAGCCGAAGGCAGTAATATGTTCATCGTGGACATATCGGATACGTTGGAAATCAAAATGAAAGCCATGGCGGCGTTTGCGTCGCAGTTTTACAATCCGGATTATCAAAGCGAAGAACCGGTAACGTTTATTAGTACGCCGGAATTTAGGGAAAGCATCGAAAACCGGGCCAGGCATTTCGGTTCGCTGATCGACAAAAAATACGGAGAACCTTTTCTTACAAAAGAACATTTCGGCGTTTCCGATCCGGTTGCTTTTTTACGAGACGGCGGACAGGATATGAATAAGTTGGGGTTTGCATAA
- a CDS encoding helix-turn-helix transcriptional regulator yields MTLSKLVKEKRNAVGLTQPELAEKAGVGLRFVRELEQGKETLRLDKVNQVLQLFGYEIGPVKKTAGTDP; encoded by the coding sequence ATGACATTGAGTAAACTAGTGAAGGAAAAAAGAAATGCAGTGGGACTGACACAGCCGGAACTTGCCGAAAAAGCGGGTGTTGGATTGCGCTTTGTTCGAGAACTGGAACAAGGTAAAGAGACCCTGCGATTAGACAAAGTGAATCAGGTACTGCAATTATTTGGCTACGAAATAGGGCCGGTTAAGAAAACAGCGGGCACAGATCCATAA
- a CDS encoding flippase-like domain-containing protein, which yields MKSDLSENTVSPGTSPEEMQFGHSSQPRSRWFFLFKLLVTLGIVALIFNKIQFTEIQAEFKDVIWLPLAAGMAMTVPNIFIQYYKWRYLVHLLDRKISNSTIFTSLMCGFSIGLVTPGRLGELGKGVFISSQSKSQLTGMAIIDKILSLWALSVLGVISLFYLIEFKFSFSLWSKSLFMIMAVLFVVLLLILVFQPSFLRTLIQLSKKMVARAPFREKIFSLISASDYFKKQHFMPSFYFSMLFQLIILFQLFLFINAFTGLTAVESFLAGASAMLVKSLLPIAVMDLGVREGAVIYFFGKYGIPASSAFNASIMLFLSNVLIPGIIGLYFFTKYNFFRRHEN from the coding sequence ATGAAATCCGACCTATCAGAAAATACAGTTTCACCAGGAACTTCTCCGGAGGAAATGCAATTTGGCCACAGCAGCCAACCGCGCAGCAGATGGTTTTTTTTATTCAAACTGCTCGTGACCTTAGGTATTGTTGCGCTCATTTTTAACAAGATCCAGTTCACAGAGATACAGGCAGAATTTAAAGATGTGATTTGGTTGCCGCTCGCCGCGGGGATGGCGATGACAGTCCCGAATATTTTCATTCAATATTATAAATGGAGATATCTGGTTCACTTGCTGGACAGAAAGATATCCAATAGCACCATATTCACCTCTCTTATGTGCGGTTTTTCAATCGGGTTGGTTACTCCCGGAAGACTGGGTGAACTCGGTAAAGGCGTGTTTATTAGTTCGCAATCAAAATCACAGTTAACCGGCATGGCGATCATTGATAAGATTCTTTCGCTGTGGGCGTTATCCGTGCTTGGCGTTATATCCTTATTCTACTTAATTGAGTTCAAATTCAGTTTTTCACTTTGGTCGAAGTCTCTTTTTATGATCATGGCAGTATTATTTGTTGTGTTGCTGTTGATTCTTGTTTTCCAGCCTTCTTTCTTACGCACGCTAATACAGCTGTCAAAAAAAATGGTTGCGCGCGCGCCATTTCGGGAAAAAATATTTTCACTAATATCCGCATCGGATTATTTTAAGAAACAGCATTTTATGCCGAGTTTTTATTTCTCAATGCTATTTCAGTTGATCATACTTTTTCAACTCTTTCTTTTTATCAACGCATTCACCGGCCTTACGGCTGTTGAATCCTTTCTGGCCGGGGCGTCGGCTATGTTGGTGAAGTCGCTTTTGCCCATTGCCGTGATGGATTTAGGTGTGCGCGAAGGAGCGGTGATCTATTTTTTTGGTAAATACGGCATTCCGGCATCCTCGGCATTCAACGCATCAATCATGTTATTTCTGAGCAACGTGCTCATTCCGGGTATTATCGGATTATATTTTTTCACGAAGTATAACTTCTTCCGCCGCCATGAAAATTGA